A region from the Drosophila takahashii strain IR98-3 E-12201 chromosome 2L, DtakHiC1v2, whole genome shotgun sequence genome encodes:
- the Obp28a gene encoding general odorant-binding protein 28a, whose translation MHCSQIVLVAVFFLGATLVRGFDEKEAMAKMMEAAEGCMKEVGAVDADLQDLVKKQPASTYAGKCLRACVMKSFGLIDANGKLDTEAGHEKAKQYTGNDPAKLKLALEIGDTCAAISVPNDHCEAAETYGACFKAEATKHGLM comes from the coding sequence ATGCATTGCTCCCAAATCGTTCTTGTGGCAGTATTCTTCCTGGGCGCCACCCTGGTGCGCGGCTTTGACGAGAAGGAAGCCATGGCCAAGATGATGGAGGCGGCAGAGGGCTGTATGAAGGAGGTCGGTGCCGTGGATGCCGACCTACAGGACCTGGTCAAAAAGCAGCCCGCCTCCACTTATGCCGGCAAGTGCCTGCGAGCCTGCGTCATGAAGAGCTTTGGGCTGATTGACGCCAACGGCAAACTGGATACGGAGGCCGGTCACGAGAAGGCCAAGCAGTACACGGGCAACGATCCGGCCAAGCTAAAGCTGGCCCTGGAGATTGGCGACACTTGTGCCGCCATCAGTGTGCCGAATGACCACTGTGAGGCCGCCGAAACCTACGGCGCTTGCTTCAAGGCCGAGGCCACCAAACACGGACTTATGTAG
- the LOC108057551 gene encoding uncharacterized protein → MDGFYNNNGCGFNNSGYSQSPRSGNSGSCCGCPGGHCPRMEAGGSGNGTQGQSRLCCPGGNCCPGGRCPIGKSRFNPDWQNGGR, encoded by the coding sequence ATGGACGGCTTTTATAATAACAACGGTTGCGGCTTCAACAACAGCGGCTACTCGCAGAGTCCGCGGAGTGGCAACTCTGGATCCTGTTGCGGTTGCCCCGGTGGCCATTGCCCCCGAATGGAGGCGGGTGGCAGTGGCAATGGGACTCAGGGACAGAGCCGGCTGTGTTGTCCTGGCGGCAACTGTTGTCCCGGCGGACGCTGTCCGATCGGAAAGTCGCGCTTCAATCCAGACTGGCAGAATGGCGGACGCTAG